The Rhodoferax sediminis genome has a segment encoding these proteins:
- a CDS encoding PhoH family protein, which yields MPLPPAPTKRAALLAPEAYDAPARTSARASRKPQADDEGARGDGNAQILATAERMPGSGTAAEHPAAFQPKFRTETARRPEQPSAPSYKKSSAAVPQADVKPRKTKATGPSKLFVLDTNVLLHDPMCLFRFEEHDLFLPMIVLEELDGHKKGMTEVARNARQTSRSLDALAGTQGADFGNGLKLDATGHREAGGKLFFQTQTLDYTLPISLPQGKADNQILGVVEALRKQYAPREVVLVSKDINMRVKARALGLPTDDYQNDKTLDDSDLLYSGSLALPLDFWAKHGKTMESWQSGSYTFYRISGPIVPNLLINQFVYFEAPGEPSLYARVTEIRAKTAVLKTLKDYNHLKNAVWGVTTRNREQNFAMNVLMDPEVDFVTLTGNAGTGKTLMALASGLTQVLDDRRYTEIIMTRATVSVGEDIGFLPGTEEEKMGPWMGALDDNLEVLAKTETTSGEWGRAATNELIRSRIKIKSMNFMRGRTFLNKYVIIDEAQNLTPKQMKTLITRAGPGTKIICMGNLAQIDTPYLTEGSSGLTFAVDKFKGWPHGGHITLARGERSRLADFASEVL from the coding sequence ATGCCATTGCCACCCGCCCCCACCAAGCGCGCCGCCCTGCTGGCGCCCGAAGCGTACGACGCGCCGGCCAGAACTTCCGCCCGCGCATCGCGGAAACCACAGGCCGACGACGAGGGCGCGCGGGGGGACGGCAACGCGCAGATACTGGCAACGGCCGAGCGCATGCCCGGCAGCGGCACAGCGGCGGAGCATCCGGCCGCCTTCCAGCCGAAGTTTCGCACTGAAACGGCCAGACGCCCTGAACAGCCAAGCGCACCCAGCTACAAAAAAAGTAGCGCCGCAGTGCCTCAAGCGGACGTCAAGCCGAGAAAGACAAAGGCTACCGGGCCAAGCAAGCTGTTTGTGCTGGACACCAACGTGCTGCTGCACGACCCGATGTGCCTGTTCCGTTTCGAAGAGCACGACCTCTTCCTGCCGATGATCGTGCTGGAGGAACTCGACGGCCACAAGAAGGGCATGACCGAGGTGGCGCGCAACGCGCGCCAGACCAGCCGCTCGCTCGACGCGCTGGCCGGCACGCAGGGAGCCGATTTCGGCAACGGCCTGAAGCTCGACGCCACGGGCCACCGCGAAGCCGGCGGCAAGCTGTTCTTCCAGACCCAGACGCTGGACTACACCCTGCCCATCAGCCTGCCCCAAGGCAAGGCCGACAACCAGATCCTGGGGGTGGTGGAGGCCTTGCGAAAGCAGTATGCGCCGCGCGAGGTCGTGCTGGTCTCCAAGGACATCAACATGCGGGTCAAGGCGCGCGCGCTGGGCCTGCCGACCGACGACTACCAGAACGACAAGACACTGGATGACAGCGACCTGCTGTACTCCGGCTCACTGGCGCTGCCGCTGGATTTCTGGGCCAAGCATGGCAAGACCATGGAGAGCTGGCAAAGCGGCAGCTATACGTTCTACCGCATCAGCGGACCGATCGTGCCGAACCTGCTGATCAACCAGTTCGTCTACTTCGAGGCGCCGGGCGAGCCCAGCCTGTACGCCCGTGTCACCGAGATCCGCGCCAAGACGGCGGTGCTCAAGACGCTGAAGGATTACAACCACCTGAAAAATGCGGTCTGGGGCGTGACCACACGCAACCGCGAGCAGAACTTCGCGATGAACGTGCTGATGGACCCGGAAGTGGACTTTGTGACGCTCACGGGGAACGCCGGCACCGGCAAGACGCTGATGGCACTGGCCTCGGGCCTGACCCAGGTGCTGGACGACCGCCGCTATACGGAGATCATCATGACCCGCGCGACCGTGAGCGTGGGCGAGGACATTGGCTTCCTGCCGGGCACCGAAGAGGAAAAGATGGGCCCGTGGATGGGCGCGCTGGACGACAACCTGGAAGTGCTGGCCAAGACCGAGACCACCTCGGGCGAATGGGGCCGCGCCGCCACCAACGAGCTGATCCGCTCGCGCATCAAGATCAAGAGCATGAACTTCATGCGCGGGCGCACCTTCTTGAACAAGTACGTCATCATCGACGAGGCGCAGAACCTGACGCCCAAACAGATGAAGACGCTGATCACCCGCGCCGGCCCCGGCACCAAGATCATCTGCATGGGCAACCTGGCGCAGATCGACACACCGTACCTGACCGAGGGCTCCTCGGGGCTGACGTTTGCCGTCGACAAGTTCAAGGGCTGGCCGCACGGCGGGCACATCACGCTGGCGCGCGGCGAGCGCTCGCGGCTGGCCGACTTTGCCAGCGAAGTGCTATAG
- the dnaB gene encoding replicative DNA helicase: protein MSAVFSAVDDEYPVDRQVAQLRIPPHSIEAESSVLGGLLLDNSAWDRVGDLLTDGDFYRYEHRLIYAAVGGLINATRPADVITVYEQLQNLGKAEEIGGLGYLNSLAQYVPSASNIRRYAEIVRERSILRKLVRASDEIATNAFNTQGKAVDKILDEAEQKIFNIGEEGSRMKQGFQGMDSLVVQLLDRVQEMADNPNDITGVPTGFYDLDRMTSGFQAGDMIVLAARPSMGKTALAINIAEHVALHEELPVAVFSMEMGASQLAVRIVGSIGRIDQMHLRTGKLTDAEWPRLTEAIEKLRNISLHIDETPGLTVSELRANARRLARQCGGKLGMIVVDYLQLMSVSSSMSDENRATAVGEISRGLKMLAKELGCPVMALSQLSRGVESRTDKRPMMSDLRESGAIEQDADVIMFIYRDDYYNKESKEPGVAEIIISKQRNGPTGTVKLAFLKELTRFESLASGSSDF, encoded by the coding sequence ATGTCTGCAGTTTTCAGCGCCGTTGACGATGAGTATCCTGTCGATCGCCAGGTCGCCCAGCTGCGCATCCCGCCGCACTCCATCGAGGCGGAATCGAGCGTGCTGGGTGGCCTGCTGCTGGACAACAGCGCCTGGGACCGTGTTGGCGACCTGCTGACCGATGGCGACTTCTACCGCTACGAACACCGGCTGATCTACGCGGCCGTCGGCGGCCTGATCAACGCGACCCGGCCAGCCGACGTGATCACGGTCTACGAGCAGCTGCAGAACCTGGGCAAGGCCGAGGAAATCGGCGGCCTGGGTTACCTCAACTCGTTGGCCCAGTACGTGCCGAGCGCCAGCAACATCCGTCGCTACGCCGAGATCGTGCGCGAGCGCTCCATCCTGCGCAAGCTGGTGCGCGCGAGCGACGAAATTGCCACCAACGCGTTCAACACCCAGGGCAAGGCCGTCGACAAGATCCTGGACGAGGCCGAGCAGAAAATCTTCAACATCGGGGAAGAAGGCTCGCGCATGAAGCAGGGCTTTCAGGGCATGGACTCCCTGGTGGTTCAGCTGCTGGACCGCGTGCAGGAGATGGCCGACAACCCGAACGACATCACCGGGGTGCCGACCGGCTTTTATGACCTCGACCGCATGACCTCGGGCTTCCAGGCCGGTGACATGATCGTGCTGGCGGCGCGCCCGTCCATGGGCAAGACCGCGCTGGCCATCAACATCGCCGAGCACGTGGCGCTGCACGAGGAACTGCCGGTGGCGGTGTTCTCGATGGAAATGGGCGCCAGCCAGCTGGCGGTGCGTATCGTCGGCTCGATCGGGCGCATCGACCAGATGCACCTGCGCACCGGCAAGCTGACCGACGCCGAGTGGCCGCGCCTGACCGAGGCGATCGAGAAGCTGCGCAATATTTCGCTGCATATCGACGAGACGCCGGGCCTGACCGTCAGCGAGCTGCGCGCCAACGCCCGGCGCTTGGCCCGACAGTGCGGCGGCAAGCTCGGCATGATCGTGGTGGACTATCTGCAGCTGATGAGCGTGTCGAGCAGCATGAGCGACGAGAACCGCGCGACCGCGGTGGGCGAAATCTCGCGCGGCCTGAAGATGCTCGCGAAGGAGCTCGGCTGTCCGGTGATGGCGTTGTCGCAGCTCTCGCGCGGCGTGGAATCGCGCACCGACAAGCGTCCCATGATGAGCGACCTGCGCGAGTCCGGCGCCATCGAGCAGGACGCGGACGTGATCATGTTCATCTACCGCGACGACTACTACAACAAGGAGTCGAAGGAGCCGGGCGTTGCCGAGATCATCATCAGCAAGCAGCGCAACGGGCCCACCGGGACCGTCAAGCTGGCCTTCCTGAAAGAGCTCACCCGGTTCGAGAGCCTGGCTTCAGGTAGCAGCGATTTTTAA
- the rplI gene encoding 50S ribosomal protein L9, with the protein MQIILLDKVVNLGNLGEIVKVKDGYARNFLIPSGRARRATEAAKKEFEIKRAELEKAAAAKLAESQAQGEKLGGTAVKLTQKAGVDGRLFGSVTNFDIAEELNKQGYKVVKSQVRMPGGPIKVVGDSTVSVALHTDVVVDITVTVYGESA; encoded by the coding sequence ATGCAAATCATTCTGCTCGACAAAGTGGTGAACCTCGGCAACCTGGGCGAAATCGTCAAGGTCAAGGACGGCTACGCCCGCAACTTCCTGATCCCGAGCGGCCGCGCCCGGCGCGCCACGGAAGCCGCCAAGAAAGAGTTCGAAATCAAGCGCGCCGAGCTCGAAAAAGCCGCCGCCGCCAAGCTGGCCGAATCGCAGGCGCAAGGCGAAAAGCTGGGCGGCACGGCGGTCAAGCTAACGCAAAAGGCCGGCGTGGACGGCCGCCTGTTTGGCTCGGTGACGAACTTCGATATCGCCGAAGAATTGAACAAGCAAGGCTACAAGGTCGTCAAGTCCCAGGTGCGCATGCCGGGCGGCCCCATCAAGGTGGTGGGCGACAGCACGGTCAGCGTGGCTCTGCACACCGACGTGGTGGTGGACATCACGGTCACGGTGTACGGCGAATCGGCTTGA
- the rpsR gene encoding 30S ribosomal protein S18, translated as MPGPKRFNKDKRPKRNTQSLLFKRKRFCRFTVTGVKQIDYKDIDTLRDFIAENGKIIPARLTGTRAIFQRQLNTAIKRARFLAMLPYSDQHRI; from the coding sequence ATGCCCGGACCAAAACGTTTCAACAAAGACAAGCGCCCCAAGCGCAATACCCAGTCCCTGCTGTTCAAGCGCAAGCGCTTTTGCCGCTTCACCGTGACCGGTGTCAAGCAGATCGACTACAAAGACATCGACACGCTGCGTGACTTCATCGCCGAAAACGGCAAGATCATTCCGGCCCGCCTGACCGGCACGCGCGCAATTTTCCAGCGTCAGCTCAACACGGCCATCAAGCGCGCGCGCTTCCTTGCCATGCTGCCGTACAGCGACCAGCACCGCATCTAA
- the priB gene encoding primosomal replication protein N, whose product MNHVVLTACIAEVNALRHTPAGLPALDMRLEHESSIEEAGQMRQVKMAIKAVAFGAMAERIGQQIIGSAWKFTGFLANARGGKHIVLHVLDFQQD is encoded by the coding sequence GTGAACCACGTTGTTTTGACGGCCTGTATCGCAGAGGTGAATGCCCTGCGCCACACGCCCGCCGGATTGCCCGCCCTGGACATGAGACTCGAACACGAGTCCAGCATCGAAGAGGCCGGTCAAATGAGGCAAGTCAAGATGGCAATCAAGGCGGTGGCCTTTGGTGCGATGGCCGAGAGAATCGGTCAACAAATCATCGGCAGTGCCTGGAAGTTCACCGGCTTCTTGGCCAACGCGCGGGGCGGCAAACACATCGTGCTTCACGTGCTGGATTTTCAGCAAGATTAA
- the rpsF gene encoding 30S ribosomal protein S6, whose protein sequence is MRHYEIILMIHPDQSEQVPAMLERYKGMITAGGGKVHRVEDWGRRQLTYMINKLAKAHYLCVNIEADQPVMAELEHAFKFNDAVLRHLTVQMDKAETGPSSMMKTVEREEARKTQQAEYAAHAAH, encoded by the coding sequence ATGCGTCATTATGAAATCATCTTGATGATCCATCCGGATCAAAGTGAGCAGGTTCCGGCCATGCTGGAGCGTTACAAGGGCATGATCACCGCCGGTGGCGGCAAAGTGCATCGTGTTGAAGACTGGGGTCGCCGTCAGCTGACCTACATGATCAACAAGCTCGCCAAGGCCCACTACCTGTGTGTCAACATCGAAGCCGACCAGCCCGTGATGGCTGAGCTGGAACACGCGTTCAAGTTCAACGATGCCGTGTTGCGCCACCTGACGGTGCAGATGGACAAGGCGGAAACCGGCCCGTCCTCGATGATGAAAACCGTCGAGCGCGAAGAAGCCCGCAAAACCCAACAGGCGGAGTACGCGGCGCACGCAGCGCATTAA
- a CDS encoding VC_2705 family sodium/solute symporter encodes MPNQTPPSPAGPVTAGFGRLRTALLLVWGVASFGIVFFARDLQAVVAGWPFNFWFSAQGAILVFIAILACYAWVRNRQGGDPASVMTDGAAYRDYKRRLHRILATYVACFLAFLLVMALAEKAGLSKAWIGAIFLLATVLFYAAIGIYCRTADADEYYVAGRHVPAMYNGMATAADWMSAASFISLAGGLYLQGFSGTETQPGGLAYILGWTGGFCLVGLLIAPHLRKLELYTVPDYFRVRFGGRWPRLIAAFAAVLCSFTYVVAQIYGVGLITSRLTGVQFEIGILLGLGGVLVCSFLGGMRAVTWTQVSQYVILMLAFLIPVSWLAYKQLGNPLAPLVYGQQLEKITALEHQLARSPAEMAVMAEYARRARVYELKLQDVQATLTREREALHARLQLLHDQKTDASLIFTASRELSALPRDAAAARELWTRAMQENLARAQPLGGLPPHAQAFAGDPDGTPAQKHAFQVSRLNFLALMFCLMVGTAGLPHLLTRYYTTPSVAETRTSVAWSLLFIALVYVAMPALAVLVKFEVLSNLVGHPFDTLPTWMAQWTRVDPALLSVSDVNGDHILQFGELKLGADMVMLAMPELGGLPYVISGLVAAGGLAAALSTADGLLLTIGNALAHDTYVGRVKDHRGAMQRVMLSKFALLLVALAAAYAAAQKPADILYLVSASFSLAAAAFVPAMVLGIFWRRTTRQGAVAGMLSGLGLTMYYMAINLPAARAALGLQGDGLWFSIQPISAGVFGVPVGAAVTWAVSLLARPAQRPSPAAPDRL; translated from the coding sequence ATGCCAAACCAGACTCCGCCAAGCCCCGCAGGACCCGTCACGGCGGGCTTTGGCAGGCTGCGCACCGCCTTGTTGCTGGTCTGGGGCGTGGCGTCGTTCGGGATTGTCTTTTTTGCGCGCGACCTGCAGGCCGTTGTAGCCGGCTGGCCGTTCAACTTCTGGTTCTCCGCCCAAGGCGCCATACTGGTTTTTATTGCGATCCTGGCCTGCTACGCCTGGGTACGCAACCGGCAGGGCGGCGATCCCGCCAGTGTCATGACCGACGGCGCTGCCTACAGGGACTACAAGCGCCGGCTGCACCGGATTCTGGCCACGTATGTGGCGTGTTTTCTCGCGTTTTTGCTGGTGATGGCACTGGCCGAAAAGGCCGGCCTGTCAAAGGCGTGGATTGGCGCCATTTTTCTGCTGGCCACGGTCCTGTTTTATGCGGCCATTGGCATCTACTGCCGCACCGCCGACGCGGACGAATATTACGTGGCCGGCCGGCATGTCCCTGCCATGTACAACGGCATGGCCACGGCCGCCGACTGGATGAGCGCGGCTTCATTCATCAGTCTCGCGGGCGGTCTCTACCTGCAAGGGTTCTCGGGCACCGAAACCCAGCCCGGAGGCCTGGCCTACATCCTGGGGTGGACCGGCGGGTTCTGCCTGGTCGGCCTGCTGATCGCGCCGCATTTGCGCAAGCTGGAACTCTATACCGTCCCGGACTATTTTCGCGTGCGCTTTGGCGGCCGCTGGCCGCGCCTGATCGCGGCCTTTGCCGCCGTCCTTTGTTCGTTTACGTACGTGGTGGCGCAGATTTACGGTGTCGGGCTGATCACGTCGCGCCTGACCGGGGTGCAGTTCGAGATCGGGATCCTGCTGGGACTGGGCGGCGTGCTGGTGTGCTCGTTCCTGGGCGGCATGCGCGCGGTGACCTGGACACAGGTGTCGCAATACGTGATTTTGATGCTGGCTTTTTTGATCCCGGTGTCCTGGCTGGCCTACAAACAGCTGGGTAATCCGCTGGCGCCGCTGGTCTACGGTCAGCAGCTTGAAAAAATCACGGCGCTGGAGCACCAGCTTGCCAGGTCTCCCGCCGAGATGGCCGTGATGGCCGAATACGCGCGCCGCGCCCGGGTGTATGAACTCAAATTGCAGGATGTGCAAGCGACCCTGACGCGCGAGCGCGAAGCATTGCACGCCAGGCTGCAGTTGCTGCACGATCAGAAAACCGACGCCTCGCTGATTTTTACCGCCAGTCGCGAGCTTTCGGCCTTGCCGAGGGATGCCGCGGCAGCGCGGGAGCTGTGGACCCGGGCCATGCAGGAGAATCTGGCGCGTGCCCAACCGCTGGGCGGCCTGCCACCGCATGCCCAGGCTTTTGCCGGGGATCCAGACGGCACGCCAGCGCAGAAACATGCCTTCCAGGTCTCACGCCTGAATTTTCTGGCGTTGATGTTCTGCCTGATGGTCGGCACGGCCGGCTTGCCGCACCTGCTGACCCGCTATTACACGACGCCCTCGGTGGCCGAGACGCGGACCTCGGTGGCATGGTCGCTGCTGTTTATTGCCCTGGTGTATGTGGCCATGCCAGCGCTGGCCGTGTTGGTCAAGTTCGAGGTGTTGAGCAACCTGGTGGGGCACCCCTTCGATACCCTGCCCACCTGGATGGCGCAATGGACCCGGGTGGACCCGGCCCTGCTGTCGGTCAGCGATGTCAACGGCGACCACATCCTTCAGTTTGGCGAGCTCAAGCTGGGTGCCGACATGGTGATGCTGGCCATGCCCGAGCTCGGAGGTTTGCCGTATGTCATTTCAGGCCTGGTCGCTGCCGGCGGGCTGGCGGCGGCGCTGTCGACTGCGGACGGTTTGCTGCTGACCATTGGCAACGCCCTGGCGCACGACACCTATGTGGGCCGTGTGAAGGACCACAGGGGCGCCATGCAGCGTGTCATGCTGTCCAAATTTGCGTTGCTGCTGGTGGCGCTGGCGGCCGCCTATGCGGCAGCGCAGAAACCGGCCGATATCCTGTATCTGGTGTCGGCGTCGTTCTCGCTGGCTGCGGCCGCCTTTGTTCCGGCGATGGTCCTCGGGATTTTCTGGCGCCGCACAACCCGCCAGGGTGCCGTTGCCGGCATGCTGTCGGGCCTCGGCCTGACGATGTACTACATGGCCATTAACCTGCCGGCCGCCAGAGCGGCACTCGGACTGCAGGGTGACGGCCTGTGGTTCAGCATCCAGCCCATTTCGGCCGGCGTATTTGGCGTGCCGGTGGGGGCCGCCGTGACTTGGGCGGTCAGCCTGCTTGCCAGGCCCGCGCAGCGCCCAAGTCCGGCAGCCCCTGATCGTTTATAA
- the ppsA gene encoding phosphoenolpyruvate synthase, which translates to MSALFDKTALVVPFENLRMTDVEAVGGKNASLGEMISQLPSGVRVPTGFATTAHAFREFLQFDGLAERISAQLATLDTEDVRALAAAGAGIRAMIEAQPFPADLEKAIRDAFAALSAGNPAASFAVRSSATAEDLPDASFAGQQETFLNVVGIDDVLHRMREVFASLYNDRAISYRVHKGFAHADVALSAGVQRMVRSDLGAAGVMFTLDTESGFEDVVFITSSYGLGETVVQGAVNPDEFYVHKPMLRTGKQAVIRRALGSKLIQMVFATPEEKAATGKLIKTVDVPAEQRNRYSLSDADVQQLAHYALVIEQHYGRPMDIEWGKDGTDGQLYILQARPETVKSQQGDKAELRYKLKGQQGQGRTVLAEGRAIGQKIGTGRVRLVHGISEMDQVQAGDILVTDMTDPNWEPVMKRASAIVTNRGGRTCHAAIIARELGIPAVVGCGDATDLLKGGTLVTVSCAEGDTGFIYDGLLETEVTEVQRGTMPEIKTKIMMNVGNPQLAFDFCQLPNHGVGLARLEFIINNNIGVHPKAILDYPNVDADLKKAVESVARGHASPRAFYVDKVTEGVATIAAAFWPKPVIVRLSDFKSNEYRKLIGGSRYEPEEENPMLGFRGAARYISDDFREAFAMECEALQRVRNDMGLTNVQVMVPFVRTLGQAEKVTTLLAQHGLKRGESGEAALKVIMMCEVPSNAILADEFLQYFDGFSIGSNDLTQLTLGLDRDSGLELLAADFDERDPAVKALLVRAIAACKAQGKYIGICGQGPSDHPDLARWLADQGIASISLNPDSVIATWKQLAGL; encoded by the coding sequence ATGTCTGCGCTTTTCGATAAGACCGCCCTGGTCGTACCGTTTGAAAACTTGAGAATGACCGACGTCGAGGCGGTTGGCGGCAAAAACGCCAGCCTCGGCGAAATGATCTCGCAACTGCCCAGCGGCGTGCGCGTCCCCACCGGGTTTGCCACCACCGCGCATGCGTTTCGCGAGTTTCTGCAATTTGACGGACTGGCCGAACGCATCAGCGCGCAACTGGCCACGCTGGACACGGAAGACGTTCGCGCGCTGGCCGCCGCCGGCGCCGGGATTCGCGCCATGATCGAGGCCCAGCCGTTCCCGGCCGACCTGGAAAAAGCCATCCGCGATGCGTTCGCAGCCTTGAGCGCCGGCAACCCGGCCGCTTCGTTTGCGGTGCGCTCGTCGGCCACCGCCGAAGACCTGCCTGACGCATCCTTTGCCGGACAGCAGGAGACCTTCCTCAACGTGGTGGGCATCGACGACGTGCTGCACAGGATGCGCGAGGTGTTCGCCTCGCTCTACAACGATCGCGCCATCAGCTATCGCGTGCACAAGGGATTTGCCCACGCCGACGTGGCGCTTTCCGCCGGCGTGCAGCGCATGGTGCGCTCCGATCTGGGCGCGGCCGGTGTGATGTTCACCCTCGATACCGAATCCGGTTTCGAGGACGTGGTGTTCATCACTTCCAGTTATGGCCTGGGTGAGACCGTGGTGCAGGGCGCCGTGAACCCGGACGAGTTCTATGTGCACAAACCCATGCTGCGGACCGGCAAGCAAGCCGTGATCCGCCGCGCCTTGGGCTCCAAGTTGATCCAGATGGTGTTTGCCACGCCCGAGGAAAAGGCGGCTACGGGCAAGCTCATCAAGACGGTTGACGTGCCCGCCGAGCAGCGCAACCGCTATTCTTTGAGCGATGCCGACGTGCAGCAGCTGGCGCATTACGCGCTGGTGATCGAGCAGCACTACGGCCGGCCCATGGATATCGAGTGGGGCAAGGACGGAACCGACGGCCAGCTCTACATCCTGCAGGCGCGGCCCGAGACCGTGAAAAGCCAGCAGGGCGACAAGGCCGAGTTGCGCTACAAGCTCAAGGGTCAGCAGGGGCAAGGCCGCACCGTTCTGGCCGAGGGGCGCGCCATCGGCCAGAAAATCGGTACGGGCCGGGTCCGGCTGGTGCATGGCATCAGCGAGATGGACCAGGTGCAGGCCGGCGACATCCTCGTCACCGATATGACTGACCCGAATTGGGAGCCCGTGATGAAGCGCGCCAGCGCCATCGTGACGAATCGCGGCGGGCGCACCTGCCACGCGGCCATCATTGCGCGCGAACTGGGCATTCCGGCCGTGGTCGGCTGTGGCGACGCCACGGATTTGCTCAAGGGCGGCACGCTGGTGACCGTGAGCTGCGCCGAGGGCGATACCGGTTTTATTTACGACGGCCTGCTGGAGACCGAGGTGACCGAGGTGCAGCGCGGCACCATGCCCGAGATCAAGACCAAGATCATGATGAACGTCGGCAACCCGCAGCTGGCGTTCGATTTCTGCCAGTTGCCGAATCATGGCGTGGGGCTGGCGCGGCTCGAATTCATCATCAACAACAACATTGGCGTGCACCCCAAAGCGATTCTGGACTACCCGAACGTCGACGCCGACCTGAAGAAGGCCGTGGAATCGGTGGCGCGCGGCCACGCCTCACCGCGGGCCTTCTACGTGGACAAGGTGACCGAAGGCGTGGCCACCATCGCGGCGGCGTTCTGGCCCAAACCGGTGATCGTGCGCCTGTCGGACTTCAAGAGCAACGAGTACCGCAAGCTGATCGGCGGCTCACGCTACGAGCCCGAAGAGGAAAACCCCATGCTCGGTTTTCGCGGCGCGGCGCGTTACATCAGTGATGATTTTCGCGAGGCGTTTGCCATGGAGTGCGAGGCCTTGCAGCGCGTACGCAACGACATGGGCCTGACCAATGTGCAGGTCATGGTGCCGTTTGTACGCACGCTGGGCCAGGCCGAGAAGGTGACCACACTGTTGGCCCAGCACGGACTCAAGCGGGGTGAATCGGGGGAGGCAGCGCTCAAGGTCATCATGATGTGCGAGGTGCCCAGCAACGCCATCCTGGCCGACGAATTTTTGCAGTATTTCGATGGTTTCTCGATTGGCTCGAACGACCTGACCCAGCTCACGCTGGGGCTGGACCGTGACTCGGGCCTGGAGTTGCTGGCGGCCGATTTCGACGAACGCGACCCCGCCGTCAAGGCGCTGCTCGTTCGTGCGATTGCGGCCTGCAAGGCGCAAGGCAAGTACATCGGGATTTGTGGCCAGGGGCCCAGTGACCATCCTGACCTGGCCAGATGGCTGGCCGATCAAGGCATCGCGTCCATCTCGCTCAATCCGGACAGCGTGATCGCCACCTGGAAGCAGCTGGCCGGGTTGTAG
- the ppsR gene encoding pyruvate, water dikinase regulatory protein: MPTRTVFFISDGTGITAETFGNAILAQFEMKPRHVRLPFTDTVDKAHQAVRQINHTTEVEGQKPIVFTTLVSMEVLSVIQQGCQGMLLDMFGTFVRPLEVELGLKSNHRIGRFSDVSQSKAYHDRIEAINFSLAHDDGQSNRDLEQSDVILVGVSRSGKTPTSLYLSMQYGLKASNYPLIPEDFERRQLPPALMPHRKKIFGLSIQPERLSEIRNERRPNSRYASIENCRMEVSEAEAMMRRAGIRWLSTTTKSIEEIATTILQELQPERLTY, from the coding sequence ATGCCCACCCGCACTGTTTTTTTTATCTCCGATGGCACGGGCATCACGGCGGAGACCTTCGGCAACGCCATCCTGGCGCAGTTCGAGATGAAACCGCGGCATGTGCGCCTGCCCTTCACCGACACGGTGGACAAGGCGCACCAGGCGGTGCGCCAGATCAACCACACGACGGAAGTCGAGGGCCAAAAGCCCATTGTGTTCACGACGCTGGTGAGCATGGAAGTGCTCAGTGTGATCCAGCAGGGTTGCCAGGGCATGCTGCTGGACATGTTTGGCACTTTTGTGCGCCCGCTGGAGGTCGAACTGGGCCTCAAATCCAACCACCGCATTGGCCGCTTCAGCGACGTTAGCCAGAGCAAGGCCTATCACGACCGCATTGAAGCCATCAACTTCAGCCTGGCGCACGACGACGGGCAGTCGAACCGCGACCTGGAACAGTCCGATGTGATCCTGGTCGGCGTGAGCCGCAGCGGCAAGACGCCAACCTCGCTGTACCTGTCCATGCAATACGGACTCAAGGCGTCCAACTACCCGCTGATCCCGGAGGACTTCGAGCGCCGCCAGCTGCCGCCTGCGCTGATGCCGCACCGCAAGAAGATTTTCGGCCTGAGCATCCAGCCCGAACGACTGAGCGAGATCCGCAACGAACGCCGCCCTAATTCGCGCTACGCCTCGATCGAGAACTGCCGCATGGAGGTCAGCGAAGCCGAAGCCATGATGCGGCGCGCCGGCATCCGCTGGCTGTCCACCACCACCAAGTCGATCGAAGAAATCGCCACGACCATCCTGCAGGAACTCCAGCCGGAGCGGCTGACGTATTGA
- a CDS encoding FMN-binding protein encodes MQKNVLALAPHALTATLLIVGLGASGSAFAVDYLTAAQARQLLFPAATQWQDKDYALSAEQLQAVARAGHVAARSAGWHLVHAFDAQHKYLGSMVVDHVVGKFELISYAVGVDAAGAIAGVEVLSYRESHGSEIRLPAWRRQFAGKTVAQPIEIGDDIALISGATLSCTHVTDGVRRIVAVLSVLREGGLLPA; translated from the coding sequence ATGCAAAAGAACGTCTTAGCCCTTGCCCCGCATGCACTGACAGCTACGCTTTTGATAGTTGGTCTGGGCGCCTCCGGGTCCGCCTTCGCGGTCGACTACCTGACGGCGGCGCAGGCCCGTCAGCTCCTGTTCCCGGCTGCCACGCAGTGGCAGGACAAGGACTACGCGCTCAGCGCCGAGCAGTTGCAGGCCGTGGCCCGCGCCGGCCACGTGGCGGCGCGCTCGGCCGGCTGGCATCTGGTTCATGCCTTCGATGCCCAGCACAAATACCTGGGCAGCATGGTGGTCGACCACGTAGTGGGCAAGTTCGAGCTCATCAGCTACGCCGTCGGGGTGGACGCCGCCGGCGCGATCGCCGGGGTGGAGGTGCTGAGCTACCGCGAGAGCCACGGCTCGGAAATCCGGCTGCCGGCCTGGCGTCGCCAGTTCGCCGGCAAGACCGTGGCCCAGCCGATCGAGATCGGCGACGACATCGCGCTGATCAGCGGCGCCACGCTGTCGTGCACCCATGTGACCGACGGCGTGCGGCGCATCGTGGCCGTGCTGTCGGTGTTGCGCGAGGGCGGCTTACTGCCCGCCTGA